One genomic region from Paramormyrops kingsleyae isolate MSU_618 chromosome 24, PKINGS_0.4, whole genome shotgun sequence encodes:
- the LOC140582473 gene encoding uncharacterized protein, with the protein MAPVQGEWVTTRRHSRKSKQDSHWHHSPIRVSNRFSPLSETPTEPPVESALVIGDSMLRNVRVATPAAVVNCLPGARATDILSNLKVLANSKRKYSHIVIHVGTNDVRLRQSEITKANFIAVCSLARKMSASVTCSGPIPARRGDEMYSRLSSLHRRLSEWCPINGVGYIDHCRTFWGRPWLLKRDSIHPTWAGADLLSKSIAHSLRADC; encoded by the exons ATGGCTCCTGTC caaggcgagtgggtgacgacccggcggcatagccgtaagtccaaacaggactcacactggcaccattcacccattcgcgtttccaacaggttctccccactcagtgaaacacccactgagccgcctgttgaaagcgctctggtaatcggcgattctatgctaagaaacgtgagagtagcgactccagcggccgtagttaattgtctccctggtgccagagcgaccgacatcttatcaaacttaaaagtgctggctaatagtaaacgtaagtattcgcatattgttatccacgtcggcacaaatgatgtccgattgaggcaatcggagatcactaaagcaaatttcatagcggtgtgcagccttgcgaggaagatgtccgcgtcagtaacatgctctggccctatccctgctagacgtggcgacgaaatgtacagcagattatcgtcgctgcatcgccggctgtcggaatggtgcccgataaatggtgtgggttatatagaccattgccggacattctggggtaggccttggcttttgaagagggacagtattcaccccacgtgggctggtgccgatctcctgtcaaaaagcatagctcacagtcttagggcagattgctga